From the Gadus chalcogrammus isolate NIFS_2021 chromosome 18, NIFS_Gcha_1.0, whole genome shotgun sequence genome, the window ACACACTGGTGGACGTTCCTTCCATTGTTGTTCTAGACATTCACTGTACTGTACCCCTAAGTGTTTGGAGGTCTGGGGTTCTTCAAGTTGACGGCTGTAGTCAACTCTTCCTTGGATCATTTACACAGACTAGTCAACCTTGTTTATAGCAGTAAGAGCACTGCTCCCTGGGttgggacgtgtgtgtgtgtgtgtgtgtgtgtgtgtgtgtgtgtgtgtgtgtgtgtgtgtgtgtgtgtgtgtgtgtgtgtgtgtgtgtgtgtgtgtgtgtgtgtgtgtgtgtgtgtgtgtgtgtgtgtgtgtgtgtgtgtgtgtggggaaccGAACTGGTCTGGCGTCCCATTCATGGTATCCCGTTGCCTGACACCCGTAGGGAGCTGGCACAGCCCCTCGCTGCCGAGGAACAGGGCAGAGGACGGACACATGGATCGACAGCAGAACGTTGATCCATGCACAAGGAGGCTAAATCTGCAAAGCATTAAcccgacatgtgtgtgtgtctgtgacccTAGGCCAGGCAGCCATCCGGGGTCTGGtggcggagggccggcgacttGGCAACGCCCTGCCGGGCCCCTACCGACAGGAGCTGCTGGGTAAGTGTGAGCAGGTGGAGCAGCTCATGGCCCAGCTGGCCGACCTGGCCGCCCGGGGTGAAGGGGACTCCCCCCAGGCCCGGGCTGTGGCTCACCAACTCCAGGAAGCTCTGAAGGTAAGAaaacccccctcacctcctcctctatctcacAAACCCATACTCATGCTTGTGAGTTAGAGACAATCTCGCCCTCTGCTGGCCACTTATGATATCGAATCTACAGCTATTATATGTTTAGtgatagagtactaaagtgaaaacgtcacgttgtcctggcaaccggattttcagttctaaacaactgAAGATGGCGTTTTCCATTGCTGCCATGTGTTGtttcattcaaaatgaaaataaatctatttcaagaggtgaaaatcactaccaatcgaaacaTGTCGAGGCATTCCTGTATTCCGCTGGgttttaaaaggaaaagtttgacGATGTTACTttagttcttttttttatatgaagacaatccattctcaatattacttacatcattggtaaagcaaactcccaaatcaattcgcaaaaaaaTCGTTCATTTTCTATAAAACGTtcgtgtggcataggatttccccttgttcatttggtttgtgtagaaccgaaaatcggttgctatggaaacgtgaTGTCACCCTTTTAGTACTCTATTGTCACACAAATGCCAAACGTGCGATACCTTTGTAACataccccccttcccccccctcggTGCAGGACCTGAAGGGTAAGATGCAGGAAGCGATGACTCAGGAGGTGTCAGACATCTTCAgcgacaccaccacccccatcaagCTGCTGGCCGTGGCGGCCACCGCCCCTCTGGAAGCCGCCAACAGGGATGAGGTCAGAGATTCCCCCTCTCCACTGGTTTCTGTTGACTGTCTGACTATAAAAGAGGTTTTAGcagaaattattattacattttttcattcattcgttcatttGACAGGGACAGTGCACGTTGAAACTTTGCTACAAATGCGCCAGTTTTTTTATCATCATCCGTCCATCTCACATTATCAATTAAAGATAAAATATGAATGACATATACTCTCTAGATAGATCGattgaaagacagaaagaataCACTGTTGCTTGAACCTCCCCAGCCAAAAGCCTAATCGCACCGTTCCATGGGGCCCCTGTCTCAGGTGTTTGACGATAGAGCCGCTAACTTCGAGACCCACTCCAATAAGCTGGGGGCCACAGCGGAAAAGGCAGCCGCCGTGGGAACGGCCAACAAGACCACCGTGGAGGGAATCCAGGCCGCGGTCAAGTCCACCAGAGACCTGACGCCACAAGTATGGCCCGTTTTTTATGACCATGCATGAAACCGTTTAGGATTAACACGCAATAAACTGCTGCACTGCactggaaaagaaaaaaagaaaacacgaaAAGTTCATGTTCCGTTTTTAGTAACGGTTAAGTTCTACCATCTCTGTGTGGCCTGACGTATGATGAATGGTTTTTATTATTCAGGTGGTCTCTGCTGCTCGTATCCTGCTGAGGAACCCAGGCAACCAGGCCGCCTATGAGCACTTTGAGACCATGAAGAACCAGTGGATCGACAACGTTGAGAAAATGACAGGTGGGCTTCAGGCATCACCTGCCCTTCACAATGTCAGCCCTTACACATTGACCGAGCCTCAGAGATGAACTGATTGCGGTTGGGTTCTAGGGATGGTGGACGAAGCCATCGACACCAAGTCCCTGCTGGACGCCTCCGAGGAGGCCATCAAGAAGGACCTGGAGAAGTGCCGCGTCGCCATGGCGAACCATCAGCCCCAGATGCTGGTCGCCGGGGCAACCAGCATCGCCCGCAGGGCCAACCGAATCCTCCTGGTGGCCAAGCGGGAGGTGGAGAACTCTGAGGACCCAAAGTTCAGGGAGACGGTGAAGGCCGCGTCCGACATGCTCAGCCAGACCATCTCTCCCATGGTGATGGATGCCAAGGCAGTGGCTGGAAACATCCACGACCCAAGTACGTAtcattatacatttatatatatcaaaTTAGCTTTTAGCTCAGGTGTCGCTCTTCGATGGTGCATACTGTAGAGCAGCCTTAAACACTGAGTGATTTTGGCCGCGGTTGTCTGCCCTCACGGCAGATCTTCAGAAGGGCTTCCTGGACTCGGGCTTCAGGATCCTTGGGGCTGTAGCCAAGGTCAGGGAGGCGTTCCAGCCTCCGGAGCCAGACttccccccgcctcctctcgAACTGGATCAGCTCCACGTAAGTGCTGTCACGAACAACACCGTGCCGAACGGAACTTTGAATCTCAATTTCGGATTTATGTAAATCGACTTGGACTTCCACCCCGCAGCTGAACGACGAGCCGGCGCCGCCCAAGCCCCCGCTCCCAGAGGGTGAAGTCCCgccccccaggccccctcccccagaggagaaggaagaCGAGTTCCCCGAGGCGAAGGCCGGCGAGGTGGTGAGCGAGCCCATGATGATGGCCGCCCGGCAGCTCCACGAAGAGGCTCGCAAATGGTCCAGCAAGGTGCGTCTCCGGCGTGGTCCGTCACCAGGGTGACGCAAACACCGGTTGCCTGATCCTTATGACGTCATTCGTTTGTTTTAATTTGTTCACATTTGTCCTTGACGATTTTCCGACACTGAATCAATACGCACCCCGTGTCTCCCCggttccgttttttttttagggtAATGACATCATCGGCGCGGCCAAGCGGATGGCCTTGCTCATGGCTGAGATGTCGCGCCTGGTGCGGGGCGGCAGTGGGAACAAACGCGCCCTGATCCAGTGCGCCAAGGACATCGCCAAGGCCTCGGACGAGGTCACGCGGCTGGCCAAGGAGGTGGCCAAGCAATGCACCGACAAACGCATCCGGACCAACCTGCTCCAGGTCAGTCCGGTCTCCACGTCCTCAACCCAAAGGCGCGTCAGAACTGTGAATCGATTGGCCGATCGGTTCACGGTGAGATTTTGTTGGAGATTGACGATGGCTGACTCAGCTGTTGTGATCTTGCCCTAGGTGTGCGAGCGCATTCCCACCATCAGCACGCAGCTGAAGATCCTGTCCACGGTCAAGGCCACTATGTTGGGTCGCACCAACATCAGCGATGAGGAGTCTGAGCAGGTTCGTCGTCGGCCATGACGGCCGTCGCATTGGTCTCGCTCGATGGGAACGATCTCAATGACTTTTCAGAACGATCTCATTTATTTTGTCTAAAAAAACGATTCTGACtgtgtttctcctcctcttggTCCAGGCCACTGAGATGTTGGTCCACAACGCCCAGAACCTGATGCAGTCCGTGAAGGAGACGGTGAGGGAGGCTGAGGCTGCCTCCATTAAGATCCGGACTGACGCAGGGTTCACTCTCCACTGGATCAGGAAGACCCCCTGGTACCAGTAAAAGAGACTGGCCACTGGTAGTTCGTTGTGTGCTGGTTCTGGCCAACTGGCATGAGGAtgagaatgatgatgatgatcaggatgatgatgatgagaagTTTGTTTGGAGGAGCACTTCCTCAAAGCTGTTGAACCCACATCCCCTCAACCAAAGATGGTGAGAGAAAACGATGCCATGATCTGCTATTTTTCCTACTGGTTTTGCATCTGTTCAGATGGCCATGGCTGTTGTACTAGAATGTAAACATGGGACACTTGGTGCAAAATATACGTTTTTGGTTATTACTGGGGATGtgttttttgtatatatatattgatttgATTTGGGCTTTTCATATATTCTACAGGCAATTGTTGTCACACTTTCAGATACAGTGAACACTACACATTTTTGCGATGAAGTTTTCATATCTTAAATCTTATTGTGTTCTTCTGCATGTACTCACTGCTATTATACACATGAACCATTAAGGAGTTGTTGTAAGCACAGCGTGGCTAGACCCAGCTCACACAAAATGATAGTGTTAGGTTGTCTGTTTACAATAGATTGCTGTTCAAATTAATAAacactgtacattattttaaattgtgTAAGACATCTACAATGTTTTTCCCTGACTTTTGCCAAAGAAGTTTTCTGTTATGAATTATTTTTAGCTGGGATTTAGCAAGGTTATAATTTATGCAAAAATAAGGTTTCATAATTTATGCAAAAACAAATTAAGGGCTTTTCAACCTTAACCTCACCTTAACACATACACTAGAACATTAAGGGAAATTTTAGTGGTTATAATGAAATGTACTTTATTGCCAGCTATTTCACTATTTGTTCTTGGGTTTGTCTCTTTCCCTTGCTTGATACTTGGTGATTACACCGACAAGAAGGGGATATCTGGCCCATACTAACCTATTTCCCCCCATTCTTCTGTGAAATGATCTTGTCAAGTTTTTCATGCttatcatttatatatttttttatgttggtGTTGTGCACAATCATTGAAATATGAGGAGGGTCAAGGGAACGGCCGGGGCTGAGTAAATTAACAATTATTTCATGAAACATTATCCTAAAAGCCAAATGTGTCTGAAGAAATGCAAGTCTGTTCATTCTACCGCAATTGTATTTTACACAGGAAAATGTGTGTATGCAACAGTACTGTGTATTTTGAAATGTATAAAAACAAACGATGTAATGTTTAATCGTTTTGCCCACAACCTAGCGTGCCTTTAAGAAAGACTTTTTTTTCCAAAGCTCTTATGATACTGTGCACAGGGTGACTCGTATTACTTTTTTCAAATGCTTGTTGTATATGATTCTTTAAAGAAGTAATGCTATCTTTAAAAACTCTGACAGATCCACTTTAATAACGCAAAGCCTATTGCTCTTAATTTTTTTGcttaataaaacattaaaataatgcAAACCTGTTTGCGGTTCATGACATCGTCAGTCCGGCATAAACATTGCTCACAATTTTGCAATAAAGCTTTTATAGCACTTCAATGTGTTTAACATCATTTTCTTCAGAAACAAACGACTTTCTAATTGAACAAAGTCCACTATCTGATTGCCAATTAGCAGTGTGCTCACGATGAGCCCGAGAGACGCGGACCGACCATCCCTCACCCGGTAGTCCCAACAACCCCACGGTCGCGCCTAAACACGTCGGGTGAAACCTATACCCATTCGGTGAACACCCCAACATTTCAAACGTCAGGAGTATGGCACTAAGGTAAAAAACGCCGAATGAACTGAAATCTGTATTTTATCTTTTGCTTATACAGATTCACTAAATCACAGGCAATGGAGCTAAATGAGCTAGCCTAGCTAGTTGTGGAGGCTAACAGCACTGCTAGCGGTAGATGATGGGGTGCAACAACTAGCTGTGTGTCCAACGTTAGTCATGGATCCGATTTATAGTCAATTTGCAACCGCTGGGAAACATCTGCACCACTGTGCTGAACATCTGCATAGCGAGTCTCCGGTGTTGTCTTGTTGGTAGCGACGAAACCTTAGGGTGGATATCTCCgatctggtgtttgtgtgtgcttgtgtaaacAATTAATACATatctagaaaaaaaaatataggcctacatagcgGATTTAGAAATGCAGTCCATGTCACATTGAGTTGCAATGCTTGGAAAGAACTGGTTTCGACATCATGAAGGCGATAGGCTAATATAGGTTTGCAAATGTCATCCACCAAAGTCCTGACAACTTCTCGATTTGTGCTTTTGCGATTGTTCCGAATGTGGGCAGAACTTGCAAAATGAGCGATCCGTCACCTGTTATGAGTTCGGGAAGTGAATAATTTTGAATGAATGGACGTGCTCTTTAAAGAGCCCTCATAGCTGGACTTGTGTAGCCAACCACATGCACTCGACACCGCCCACTGCCTACTCTGACCAATCAAGGGCGACTACAGACAGGACTGCTCCGTACTGGAATTTAGTTGGGAACCACGTTGGTTTGTCTCAGATCGCCAGTCTCTTGATCATTATCCATATCCTTTAGTTCTCCCTATTTTTGACAGTTTGACAGGATGCCAACTGCAAGGTAAGATCACGAATATTATAAAATACGATCAGATATTAAATTATCAGTGATAATATCACAATTAAGTGTATTGCTCTTCATAATCGAATCTAGGATCATGATCATAGTAGTATAATCTGTAAAGAGGCTGGACATCAGTCGTTTGCAAGCGTGTGACGCAATACAGCAGTCGAGAGCTTCTGTAGACCTTTTGAGTATCCCTAAATTCAAGGAAAACACTGCAAATGATGTTCCTTACACTTTCAAGTCTGCCTATGAACGTTAAACCTTACTTTTAAAGGGTTGTCCAGTTCGGACTCTGACCATCGTCTTGTTAAAAGTTACATGAAACATTATTATTGGTGTAGATTATATACAGAATGTATTGCACCTCCCTGGCTCTATACTTCCTGATGATTTAATGATATGTGATGAAGGCTGTGGCCAAAAGCAAGCTTGACAGGTGAGATGCACATGTTCCTGTGCAGGCAACCTCTACAGTACTCCTACTGCCTAGTGCTGTGCCTGCTGTTGCTCACAGTCATCTTTAGCAGGAAGTCAAGCCTAACATTTACATAATCTCCTTGTTATATTATCAAAGGGAGACTAATATTcttggttattattattattcaacttCAGTTTACTCCATAATCCCTTAAACGAAAGTGTAATACATTATCCAACAGCAGGCTTTCAACCCTTGCTACTGTAGCCGTGGATACCTTCATCATTGCCTGTTAAGGCTCAATGCATACTTCTCTCTGACTCTACAGTAGTCTGGGTTTAATGTCTCCTGTGGTGCACTGCTGCAGATTATGAGTGAATAATTCAGGTAGCTGAGCCGTCATTAGCTGGTTTATGTGGCGCCTTATTCCATTTGTCATCAGTGTGGGAATGGCCGGCTCATGTTAGGCCAACTACTTTGAATGAAAAGGCTTAAAAACCCAGGGTACGTTTTTCATGGTTAATAAAATGTGTCTGACAACTAGAACTTTCATTAATTCTTGGTAGTAAATTGCTATCTAAATGCTTAACCTGGCATTTCCCCCTCGAGTCAAAATAGCCTAAATAACTAATTCCCACAGTGCTGGAGACACTGACCAAAGATGTCTTGTCCCGGGAGAGGACTATTAACTACAAGATGGTTCTAGCAAAGTGGCTCTCATTATCTTTGCTAAATGATTAGGTTTCCTAATGAGCTGTCTGTATATTCTGAACTGGACTGCTGCCTAATGTGACCCATTAAGGACAACTATTGTAAAAGTGTTTGAATGCACTTCTGAGCCAACGGCAGAAGCGTGCAACTGAATAGAGTGTTCTTTCACATATACAAAGTGTAGGCTGGCCTCTTCCCACTGTTCCATCAGTGGGAGTTTGGAGTTTCTGAAAGTAAAATCACGTGCCACAAATGTACCATTGTCTCCTTACAGTGAAAATGCGCTGTTTGGGATGGGCAATCCCCTGCTGGACATTTCGGCTGTGGTGGACAAGGACTTCCTTGACAAGTAAGTGGAAGCAGCACCGAGCACAGCTGTTTCGCCTTTACACCCACAGCGTCGACCCCCGCTGCTCAGAATAGTAGCATTGCACAGAATGTTTCACAGAAACGCTGTTATCTTTTGCTTCCTTTCAAAGGTACGGCCTGAAGCCCAACGACCAGATCCTGGCCGAGGACAACCACAAAGCCTTGTAAGTAACGGACGACAGTAGTGCATCAACACAAACGTCACAAACCAGTCCTCTGAGCGGGCCACGTGCTGCATGCTCCTGCACTTTTGGTGTGGCTTCAAGGGTTGTGTAGTAGAGTTCTAATTGTGTCAGACCCTAAAAGGGGTCTAGTGATCCCTGTTAGAAACTTGACATGGTAAGCAGTACTCAAAATAGCGCCGCTATATATCTGCCTGCCGTAGCAGCAGATGGGCAGTTCTGGATGGGCGGGACCCTGTAATAGATTCTCAAAACATATACAGCCCACATATTTCCCTTGTTGCTGCCGAACAGGATATCGGTCAAAAGCATCTACTTTTATCTTTAACAGCTGCCCGCCATGAAACTGACTTGAAACTATGTTAATtctaatttatgtttattttattcagggAGGTTGTttgtcatttgttttattttttaattttcagAAATCTATTAAAACTAAACCCAGTGGTGGACAAGTTATATTATTCATGTGAAGAGGATTGAATAAAAGTGTTGTGTAAGATGGTAACAAGAGCATAGTAAGAGTAAGTGTCTGTGATTAGGACTTGCATTTAAAAGGAGCTTTATCAACAAAGAAATGGAATGTTGTGTTCCAGAGGGTGTCTTATTTTTAGCTACAGCaagattagggttaggggttagggttagggttaggggttaggggttagggatgGGCTAGGGCTAAATTAACcatctagggttagggttaggcaacACCATTTCTGTTATTTCTTATTTGAGAAAAAAAGTTGGTTAATGGGGAGACTGAATTATAATATAAATGCATCCTTAGTTTAGGGCAAAGGGCCTTGGTAAAAATATTCTAAAAACCATTGGTGGTCCAGTCATTCCGATGGAAACCTTTTTTCCTCCGGTGTGTCCATGATTTGAAAACGAACCACCGACGGGCGGTTCTAAGATCACAAAGGCCAGGTCAGCCCCAACGCCGGAGGCCTTGTTACCTGACAAAGGGAGACCCATGACATCGAATCAGCTGTGTTGTTCTCTGTGGGCACAAAGGCATGCAGTGTTATCACTGGCGCCACAGACGGCAGCGGTCCCACCACACGCAGGGACCTGGTTGGATTAACCACAGGGCTTTGCTGCCTCAAGCCCAACGCTGTGTGTTTCAATGTCCCCTCCATGGTACCGGCATGCAACACAAGCGTATAATGTGTATAGGTCACATGGACCCTCAGCACTACTGCGGCAGCAGCTACTTAAAAAAATACTCCTGGATGGTTGTGTgattaaaatgaaaaatgtactcgttttattttgtgtgtatttaaatgTTTAGGATTTCCCATGAAATTCATACAGACACAATAAAACCAAAACAGGAAATGGCAAAACTTAATTAAAATGGCTGGGAGCCCAAAAGTGAAGTATCATTTGAACAGGACGTGGAGGTGTGCAAAGCGGCGGCCGTTTCAGTCCTCCCACGGATTGGTATTCCCCAATCGATGCAGCCATGGTAACACCTGCGCACACTTTGCCAAACATCAGCCAAGGCCTTGTGTCAGCTCGGCTTGATCCATTGACCGAAGGGGGGAAAAAACCCAGAGCAGAGACTAACAGAAATGTGTGACAAATAACATCAAAGCGAAGACGACAGAGGTGACAGAGGTCCGGTCAATGACGAGTGCTTCGCTTTTCACTCTGCCCAGTGTACCAACGCCGTGtcgttatttctttatttaatcCCCATCCGTCCTCACGCCCGGACAGGCCATCACCGAACGCACTGATCTGTGGCCATGTCTGAATTCAATTATGCAGTCGTCCACTGAGTCCAATATAATCCTGTCTGGCTGAGGAGCTGTCTAGCACGACAGTGAGAAGGCCAGACCTCGCAGTTCCCTGTCAGTCCGGCTGTTTCTACGAGGAAGTGACAATTGtcttttattaaacaatgactATCTTAGTCCTTTTTTACGatttgcttttatccaaagtgacctgCAATGATTTCAGACACGATACTGATATGTTATTGACGAGCAAGGGGTGAATGTGGTTTCCTTCCCCatgtttgtccccccccccccccacccccccccctttgacTCCCTGCTGACCGGGCCACAGGCTGGAAGGCCGGATGCGTCGCAAAACCGCAGAGTCTGCAGTTTTGTTTCTTCCTTGGCAACCGTTGCCTAGCTGTGGCGTCTCTATGGAGGTTAATGATGTATTCACACGTCGACAGGGAGGGGCATGCAGGTTTACGGGGGCACAGAAGGAAACGCACCGGTGCACCATTTACGGCTTTACAACCCGAGCCGGTGACAAAGCGTTCCCGTGTTTTGGAATGCGCTGTGATCGGCCCTGGGTTCAGCGGAGGCTGTTAGAGAGGAGGCAGATGGTTATCGTTTGAATTGTGATGGAtttcgttttcttttttctttttttgtctctTTGTTTCTTCAGTGCTGCCATCCcatggtttgtgtttgtctgtgcactGTGCACGCTGGTGGTTGATGTTAATATCGGTTTCTTATTTCAGGCTCGACTGGTAACTGTTGCCCCAGGCAACCAGATTTGGGCCACGGTCAACCATTTTGTGCCAAGCCTCTGTTCATTTCCTCTAGTCGTGTTAAGATCAGGGAATCTGCTATGAATAAATtagacgatcaataaaaaaatgatacgTTAATTATGCATTGATGATATGGCTGGGTCATTTTGGAAATAGGGGCTATAAATTGCGTATGGACATTATGCTCAGATTTAAAAAGTATTAAAATAATGTTCATATTTTGGCAGCCAAATGCTGCTGCATGGGGCCCTGAGGTCTACATCTAATGTATTAATCATTTTGTGGTTTGATGTTAATAATTGGCATGGTGAGTGCTCATAAGTGGAACTCATTTTATTAAACCACACTTGACCTCACTAAACCTACATATAAAAGAAGCTAAATGCAGAACGTGATATTTGAGTGTATTTAGATGAATGGCTGCATTGGGTAGATTTCCAacttgtccagcagggggcaacAATAGTCTGTTTTTATCATAATCTGCCATGGGGGGGAGCAAGATGTCAATGTATTTATAAACATATTATTTCTGTGGGACATTTTTATGTCGGCTTATACTACTGTGAGATTTAATTCGATAAGGAACCCGCATTATGGCTGTTCAGAGCCACACCACATTGCAAAATATATCGTCCACTAAAATCCTCTTGAGCTTACCGTATATTATGACGCTTGACGATGATTGGAGTGACAGATGAGCAAGTCACCACCCGAGCGTATTGCCAAGTCACAGCAACCTTCCAGGCAGGTCGAAGCAGAAGAAAAAACCCATATCAGTCCTATTGGTTCAAACATTTGCTTTATGAATATGCTTGTTCTATGATAATGAATTGTTTACTGTCTTATCGAGAAATGATGGCGTGGCTCTTTTCAGAGGGTTGTTTGTTCACAGCAATTAGGTTCATCAGTGCTATCTCcaccccagctccacctctcccccctccctcacccctttcctccctccctcttccgcCCCCTCGttgccttgctctctctcgccccctctctcgcccATCTCTTTGCTAAATGCAGATTAGCAGAGTCCCAATCACATCCAGAACGAGAGAGTAAACTCCTCATTATGCCGCGTGACCTGCTGCCACATGAAttattcaggagagagagagagagagagagagagagagagagagagagagagagagagagagagagagagagagagagagagagagagagagagagagagagagagagagagagagagagagagagagagagagacccaacgACACGGGAGATCAGTGATCTGTCGACGCTCGCACGCCCCGCTGTCTTATGTACACCTCGCACGCCCGCACCTCGCCCTGCTTACCAGGGAGGAAAACATCAAGGGCCCTCTTCCAGATTCCATGCTAAAcactgctagtgtgtgtgtgtgtgtgtgtgtgtgtgtgtgtgtgtgtgtgtgtgtgtgtgtgtgtgtgtgtgtgtgtgtgtgtgtgtgtgtgtgtgtgtgtgtgtgtgtgtgtgtgtgtgtgtgtgtgtgtgtgtgatggattcCACTCTGTAAACACACTTGACTCTCTATCCCCCCctgcctgtttttattttatttatttagtataaCGAAGCAGATAGTGAGTGCTACCAAACCCCCGATGGTGTCGTCCCGGGATCcaagatctgtgtgtgtgtgtgtgtgtgtgtgtgtgcgtgtgcgcaacACCATGCAGGGCTGCATGCGTTTGCCATCATGCCACATCACTGGGTGCACTCATGCTCGACTGAGTGTGTGTAGACACATTAGTGTCACCCGCCACACACCCCTTGTCCTCTCTCCAgtacacgcacagatacactcTCGCCCACCTCTGGGTGTGTGTTGCAGAGGTGGTACCTACGGTacttaaaccccccccccccccccccccccccctgcgggcCCCACTGGTGTCGGAGCGACCTGCTTCCCTGCCGTTAGAAGGGCAAAGGTCACGGGCCCACATCCATCGCGTGACCTCGGCCCCGGAGATGGGAGAGCAGAGATTGCCCAGAGAGCCTAATGGGTCTCCACCAAACCTGGCTCTGCCGCAGCTCCTCGTCTGCCTGTCGCTGATCGTTCACATGCACGACACCCCAGCATTTGCATACAGCCGATGAGTAAAAGGGCACTGCTAAATGGTGAACATAGTGTGTAGTGTTTTGACAATGTATGTAATTATTTGAAAATGATCCAAGCAACCCCAGTGCATACGATCAGTAGTATAGTAGTCTTCCGCCATTTGACATTAGTATTTCTTTTGAATaggcaacatgtgtgtgtgtgtgtgtgtgtgtgtgtgtgtgtctgtgtatatatacgcGTATTGTTAATGCCCAATGTATGCACAGCTGCCACTCTGTATTTAAAGCACCGTTCTGCATCACGATGAGAGACGGCTGGCTGATGCAATCACAATTAGGCTGGCACTGAGGCTGGCAATGCCTCCCTCCGCCGCGCTGGCGCAGGCCAGCAGGTGGCGCCAGGAGGGGACTTCATCATCCAGTCAAAGGAGGTGAAGGCATACACAGTCGTTGTCtctgtgcatgtgggtgtattttctttctttcctttctcccccccccccccccttcaaccctCCCTTTCTAAAGCAGTGTTTTCTAATTAAAATGTGGGTGTCTTATCCAGAACATACAGCATGTTCAGGAAAGCATGCCTCGGGCTATTTTTAGTCATCTTtgaaccaccaccccccaccgtCACCAtcaagctgcccccccccccccgcaccccccctgCCACCACACAGGATAGAGCCGATGATGGCATCCCCCGTGCACGTAGGTTGATTTCTGTGTGTTCTCTCC encodes:
- the vclb gene encoding vinculin b isoform X1; this translates as MPVFHTKTIESILEPVAQQISHLVIMHEEGEVDGKAIPDLTAPVAAVQAAVSNLVRVGRDTVQTTEDKIMKRDMPPAFSKVETACTKLVQAASMLKADPYSVPARDYLIDGSRGILSGTSDLLLTFDEAEVRKIIRVCRGILEYLTVAEVVESMEDLITYTKNLGPGMTKMAKMIDERQQELTHQEHRVMLVTSMNMVKELLPVLISGIKIFVSTKTSRSQGVEEALKNRNFTFEKMSAEIHEIIRVLQLTSWDEDAWANKKDTEAMKRALGLIDSKMAQAKNWLRDPNAQPGDAGEQAIRQILDEAGKVGELCTGKERRDVVGTAKTLGQMTDQVSEMRARGQGSSPAAMQKAQQVSQGLDVLTGKVENAARKLEAMTNSKQAIAKRIDAAQSWLADPNGGPEGEENVRALLAEAKRIADMSEDPKEREDILRSIGEIAALTAKLSDLRRQGKGDTPEARALAKQIATALQNLQSKTNKAVANSRPAKAAVHLEGKIEQAQRWIENPNVDDSGVGQAAIRGLVAEGRRLGNALPGPYRQELLGKCEQVEQLMAQLADLAARGEGDSPQARAVAHQLQEALKDLKGKMQEAMTQEVSDIFSDTTTPIKLLAVAATAPLEAANRDEVFDDRAANFETHSNKLGATAEKAAAVGTANKTTVEGIQAAVKSTRDLTPQVVSAARILLRNPGNQAAYEHFETMKNQWIDNVEKMTGMVDEAIDTKSLLDASEEAIKKDLEKCRVAMANHQPQMLVAGATSIARRANRILLVAKREVENSEDPKFRETVKAASDMLSQTISPMVMDAKAVAGNIHDPNLQKGFLDSGFRILGAVAKVREAFQPPEPDFPPPPLELDQLHLNDEPAPPKPPLPEGEVPPPRPPPPEEKEDEFPEAKAGEVVSEPMMMAARQLHEEARKWSSKGNDIIGAAKRMALLMAEMSRLVRGGSGNKRALIQCAKDIAKASDEVTRLAKEVAKQCTDKRIRTNLLQVCERIPTISTQLKILSTVKATMLGRTNISDEESEQATEMLVHNAQNLMQSVKETVREAEAASIKIRTDAGFTLHWIRKTPWYQ
- the vclb gene encoding vinculin b isoform X2, producing the protein MPVFHTKTIESILEPVAQQISHLVIMHEEGEVDGKAIPDLTAPVAAVQAAVSNLVRVGRDTVQTTEDKIMKRDMPPAFSKVETACTKLVQAASMLKADPYSVPARDYLIDGSRGILSGTSDLLLTFDEAEVRKIIRVCRGILEYLTVAEVVESMEDLITYTKNLGPGMTKMAKMIDERQQELTHQEHRVMLVTSMNMVKELLPVLISGIKIFVSTKTSRSQGVEEALKNRNFTFEKMSAEIHEIIRVLQLTSWDEDAWANKDTEAMKRALGLIDSKMAQAKNWLRDPNAQPGDAGEQAIRQILDEAGKVGELCTGKERRDVVGTAKTLGQMTDQVSEMRARGQGSSPAAMQKAQQVSQGLDVLTGKVENAARKLEAMTNSKQAIAKRIDAAQSWLADPNGGPEGEENVRALLAEAKRIADMSEDPKEREDILRSIGEIAALTAKLSDLRRQGKGDTPEARALAKQIATALQNLQSKTNKAVANSRPAKAAVHLEGKIEQAQRWIENPNVDDSGVGQAAIRGLVAEGRRLGNALPGPYRQELLGKCEQVEQLMAQLADLAARGEGDSPQARAVAHQLQEALKDLKGKMQEAMTQEVSDIFSDTTTPIKLLAVAATAPLEAANRDEVFDDRAANFETHSNKLGATAEKAAAVGTANKTTVEGIQAAVKSTRDLTPQVVSAARILLRNPGNQAAYEHFETMKNQWIDNVEKMTGMVDEAIDTKSLLDASEEAIKKDLEKCRVAMANHQPQMLVAGATSIARRANRILLVAKREVENSEDPKFRETVKAASDMLSQTISPMVMDAKAVAGNIHDPNLQKGFLDSGFRILGAVAKVREAFQPPEPDFPPPPLELDQLHLNDEPAPPKPPLPEGEVPPPRPPPPEEKEDEFPEAKAGEVVSEPMMMAARQLHEEARKWSSKGNDIIGAAKRMALLMAEMSRLVRGGSGNKRALIQCAKDIAKASDEVTRLAKEVAKQCTDKRIRTNLLQVCERIPTISTQLKILSTVKATMLGRTNISDEESEQATEMLVHNAQNLMQSVKETVREAEAASIKIRTDAGFTLHWIRKTPWYQ